In the Glycine max cultivar Williams 82 chromosome 19, Glycine_max_v4.0, whole genome shotgun sequence genome, aactATATAATTTGGATCatctgtatttttatttttcaatccttGATAATAATTAACTGAACATTGTGATGTAGAGGCATTGATTTTAGCTGGATCATGGTATTTCAAGGGAAAGGGTGGGTAGAGGAGCATtgaattgaaaatgtttttgtttttatgaagTGATGATATGGAATTGGAGTGTGTGTGGCCATGCCAACAAACAATGctttcagttttcttctagaaaggAACTAAAGCCTCTCGATGGGACTAATGGGCGTTGTGCTGTTGGGCCCTTCCACATTCATTGCCTTTGTCATGAAATCAATCATTGAGTTTGTTGCTGGTAGAATTGCCATGCATGAATCATATGTTAAAAGAAAGTAAAGGGTGTACATctagttaattttatgaatCTTGTTTGGAAATAGAGTTTTTTTTGGTTAACATGTTAAAGCGTGAATTATCTACCAGTTTCGTTGATAACTACTTTCTGTTTGAAAATTTGGCTGACGTGGGATCTCTTTTCCTAACAACAGTCTTTTTTTTGTCCAAAAGAGACTTTCCTTAAAGGATCCGAGTCTAATTCTACACGGAAGTGACTTAGTGACTTTTTGAAATACAATGGTGTAGGTTTTGGTACATATTTTGAGGATTTGGATAGAGTGTGAaaatactacttttttttttttattgtacaaGGACCCACCATGATTGGTTATATGGTCTAGGGGTCActtgttatatttaaaattaaaattgagtcTTTCTCTTTTCTGTAGAATCGTGTGCTGACAGTCAAGAATAGTAGAGGATCCAAATCCATAGAAGGGGGTTTTATGACTCATCCTAAACTTTATGGAAACCTTTAATGTGTACAATGTATGTAGACGCTATTTATGTCAAAGaggtcatgcttcttttttacaCAAACAAGTGTAAGTGAGTGATGAGATCACCATTCCACTGTCTGAAGTTGATGCATGTTGTCATGCTTTCAGTTCTGTGGCCTGTACTGCTGTTGTAATGCTTGCCCTGATGAAGCACTTACCAAGTTTCTGGCACGGTTGTATTACTTTCATGCACTTCTATTCTAAGattctcttttatgttttgatCCTGCAGTAATCCATGAAATAAAATTGCTAGCTTAATAGTGATCCGTATAGAAGACTAGGGAACTTGTTTGCTATGGCAACTCTGAGCAATTCAACTAATATCTTTTGGCAAGATTGTCAAATAGGAAGGCCTGAAAGGCAGAAGCTACTTAACCAAAAGGGATGTGTTGTATGGATTACTGGACTCAGCGGATCAGGTTCGTATTGTTTTGTTATTGGCTTAGTGCTTGCGATTTTTCATCATTGGTTCCAGATATTCAGTTTTTTTTGGCATGGAAAACATCATATTTTTGCTGTTTTTGATGCTTATGCTTTTCATTATAAGTTGCTCCTTGAATTTAGCTTTTCTCTTTAACTTGACTTGATTGGCAGGTAAGTATTATCTGTCACATTGCATGGTAGTTTACCAAACATGCTTTCAAGTccactttctgtttttatttataattcatgTATCTGTTCTATCAAAGAATATAATGTTTACCcactttaatcaattatttcCTTCGCAACATGAAACAAGTTTTCTTCTTAATCTAGTCTCATGCTTATTAGTTCAATCAACTGTACTGATTGAATCCAAGCAAAGCATATATGTCAGCACTGAACATTTGTAAGTACAGACAGCTTTCATTGGCCATTTGTGGTTGCCATAGATGATAGGATATTGAAGGTacatattatttgatttgtttaACTATTATGCAGGCAATAGAATAAATTGGTTAATTAAAGTTCAAACATTCATGCATGTATATTTTCTGAAAACCGCTGAAAGAAGGAAAGTGAGACCTTATAGTAGACCAGGAAATTTATAGACAAactaaaaagattgaaagaaacCTTAAATACAAATGTTTTTCACTATTTTGATTCTTGTAATCATCCTCTTCCCTGATTGAAATGACTACAATATGCAGATGGTATACTGGCTATCATACCTATGGTTCATTACTTAATTCATTGTGTGTTTAGTGTGACTTGTCCTGAATTattaaacagaaaatgaaaatggggGGGCATAGAGTCCAAACTCTTCCCAAAATGTTGCCTTTATTCCATCTCTTACCTTTCTATTCACATTTAAGACATGCAGTATtccatgtttttcttttgactCACTCATGAGTTATAGGTATGTAGGGTACCAGTACATAGACTTTGAAATTCCTTTGAGAAAGTGTATGTGTAATGTGCCTTTGACATGTTGTATTGAATGCTTTTTCAAACTGTTCAGGAAAAAGCACATTGGCATGCTCCCTAAGCAGAGAACTGCACTCAAGGGGAAAGTTATCTTATGTCCTTGATGGAGATAACCTTCGGCATGGACTAAACAAGGATCTTGGTTTTAAAGCTGAAGATCGCACTGAAAATATTCGCAGAACTGGTAAGCTAGCTCCTGTAAATGAATGCTTTAAGTAAATGGAGTAACAGGAACTTGATGGTcagtttaatatattaattatttggttaTGTGCCAAGGGTAGATATTAGAGTAATATTAGTAGTCTATACCATCATggtattttgcattttttgttaTCCCTTGGAGCAACCAATTAATAACTGTCCATGTCTTTTTGCTATGAAAAACTGTATAGTTGATGATTGAATCAGAAGGATGGAAGGGTTTATATGATGTAGTGCTATATCATGACTTTTTTGGTGCACTGTTTTCCAGAAGTTGAAATATGGTAATAAATGCTATCACTGTTCCTTTTTATCTGtcttttaagtttgttttttagaAACCAAGAAATGTAATAAATTTCCTTCATTATAATAAAAACTTGTAGAGTTTCCTATTTTATCCCTTTTTTTCCCACTCCACAATAAATGCATGTGTaagtgtaaattaattaaagataaaaagacAAGTAAGGATATAATTGATAAGAGTAATTAATGtgatcttgaactttgcaaAAGACAGTTAAAgaacaatttttttccaaaaacccgACAATTAAAAAGGATCGGAGAGAGTATCTGTTAATATAAGTAGATGTTTCAGTAATGTAGGTGGTGTTTACAAAAGGAAGTATGGTTAAATTGTTCAAGTGGAAGCATATTACCATGCAATACCAAAACTGATATATGTATGAAATTATGTTTACATACTACATGAATCTGATCTTAGGGATCTACATATATGGTACAAATAGATCATAGATGTCATTTGCTGAGTCAGCTGTACTTTGGTTGTATCAGTTGTAAGTCTAGCTgctgtatgttaaaaaaatctgATGCAGATTTGTCTTCCAACTTGGTTTTACTGATCtggaaattatttaattcaggAGAAGTGGCAAAACTCTTCGCTGATGCTGGTTTAATATGTGTTGCTAGTCTGATATCTCCTTACAGAAGAGATCGAGACACTTGCCGTGCCATGTTACCTGATGCAAATTTTATTGAGGCAAAGCACCATTAGGCATTTCTATCATTTGTATCAGTTGGTCTATTCTCTATATGATATTTGATAGCGGAATTGTATTGACAGGTTTTCATGAACATGCCTCTAGAATTGTGCGAGGCACGAGATCCAAAAGGCCTCTATAAGCTTGCTCGTGCAGGGAAAATCAAAGGTGTGTTATTGTAATGTGTTTCAGTTGCAATTGTGAAGTCTTGTTCCCACCCGTCTAACATAAGTAAACTGAAATTGAAACatagcaagaaagaaaataaaatgaaggaaGCCCAATATTAAGTTTGTTCTGCATTGTTAACTAGACGGGAATGATGAATCAATGCAATACAATAATTATTCCAAGGAAGCATTTCACCCTATGCTTTTTTCTTTAACCTGTACATGATGTTAGAGTTAATAACTAGTTTGGTTCATAGATCTTTGTGGTTCAGTGTTTTAGGTTGAGCGTGTTTGGCTGCTGGCCAAAGTATAATTCAGTAAGAGTAGTTTGTCTAGGTAGTTTTGTGATATCATAcattaatatgaaaaaagtaTTGTAAAAAATGAACTATAATTAGTTTGATGCTAAAACAGGATTTCATATTCAATTATTCTGACTAGGATATCTGGAGTCAATCATTGATTTCAGATGAATATTAGAGTGCTTTTTTCTATAACTTTTCATAATACAATGAACTTATTTTCCTGGAGTGTGGAAATTgtcttaataataaaaactatttaagaaaattaaattaggcAATAGTAATTGTTTTGATGGGGTGCCTTCTGGAACACCAGTGGTAAGATGACTTGTATGAAAACACATATTCATATGAGCTGGTGTTTCATTAGTGACTATGACAGTTGGCAAATGGGTGGAGTCTGAATTTTAGTGCTATGTTGATAATAAGGCTGTTTGTCAGAGATCAAAGTTGTGGCGGCAGATTGGTATTGTACCATATATAGTTTACTTGAACCTTTCACAGAGGCACAAACAACAACAGGTTAACATATAGCTGTGATTCCTGTGTAGTTTAGCTATGATTATAACAAAGAAATTGGAAAAACAGACTCCTCGATCAGAGATTTGCTCCTACAAACCAATGCTTTCAAATGTTGGCAGAATTCAGGGCTTGCATTGCATctgaaataattttgttttgcattatCTTTCATGCTTCCTCTTTGAAAATTTTCCGTTATATCAAAACATTTGTAAAACATTTCTTGAATCATTTCTTAAATTCTAACTGCTGATTTTTGAATTCTACCATGTGACCTTTTACACAGGTTTTACCGGCATTGATGATCCTTATGAACCGCCCATAAATTGTGAGGTATGTGTTCATGGAGGCTACTAAAGTTGTATTTATGTATCTTTTGCCGTGTGTGGTGTGTTACGTACATGTATGTGCTTTAACATgatcatctttttttctttcttcagaTTGAAATAAAGCAGGAAAATGGGAATTGTCCAACACCTACTATGATGGCTGGACAAGTAGTTACTTACTTGGAGAATAAAGGATTTCTTGAATCTTAgagtttttaagtttaattattcTCTAATAATGGTGTTTCTTCTAAATGAAGTTAAAAAGGAATCCTAGGAAGTGCAGGTAGGAGAGTGGTGAGAGGATAAATGGACTTGTAAAGTTCATcaagtataaataataattaataattgttgCAATTCATTCTATAGGTTGATCAAGAATTTCAGTATATTTATCGGCGTTTGATATGATTGTTTTCTTCGCATTGCTGATCATTATGGTCCTAGGAAATTCAATTACAAAGGCTGTGACATATATTCATATGCTTCTCCGTTAATTGTGTACTTTCGTATGTCAACCGTTGTTGGTATAGTATAAAGTGCGTAATTGGTTATGCATCCTAGAGACCAAAACGTGagtaattgataattgatgatatAGGGTATAATTTTTGTGGAGTCCagacaagaaaacaaacaataaCATAGTTTTCTTTTCAAGTGAAGAATAATATGGTTAATTGTTGTCTCCTTCTCATTAGATTAGATTATGCAAACGTTTTTTCAAAAGTATATTAGGTTCTGATCTACAAAATTAACTGAAAagttaattgaaaattgaaagttAGAAGTTGAAAAAATTTGTCTATGAAATTGTTAAGGTTTAAGAGAACTAACCGTTAAAATAGTTCAAAggtatgaaatgaaaaaaataataaaattatgatttatttagaaagaataattataaaattggataaatatattgagaatagaaataaaagaaaatataaaaatttagaagatagaagataatgttttaacaaaatacaacttcaaataacattttaaaaaacagtTGAAGCTacaaaattttttatatctaataaaataaaaatcaattaaaatgtcTTGCCAAAGATAAAATTGTCTTGATATTTTAGTTTGTGCacaagataaaattttattttacataactaaattttttaataaacaaatacttcttttaatatataaattatattttaattttttaggatagatattttttataattttatgatagataatttatattgtaatattagattatttttaatcagtgatatttatttttaaaaaattataatttaatttatgaaatggataaattgaaaaaattaaaaatatttagaaaaaagcattaaagaaaaactaaaaaagcatTTCCATtgaaatagttatatatatatatatatatatatatatatgcaattgaattaaattatggtttaattattttgtgtgattctgaatttttaataaattttttattagatttttaatttgtttgtttgaattgaatccttgaatttatatatatttattttagttaagtTCAATggcataattaaaaaacaaatacaaattcaactatgttataaaaaaaaaatacaagttgaTGATTCAATTGAAATAAAAGTAGAAATTAAACCATAAATTCTTTGCTTTAAGAATGCAACCACAGAAAATGCAAAACCTTTCGTCCAAACTTCTTCCTTACATGGTTCTGGTATCACATGACACAGTGAAACTAACTATAAAGGGCATTTGACACCAAAGCACACATAGCAACATCGCAACGTCCAATAAACACGGCCGAGTCTGAAAATAGGGTTTGACTTTGATTTGATCACGCAACAAACACGGATAAAGGACAAGGTCTAAAGGGGGGAAGAAAACGACGCCGTAGCGCAGTAGAATAGATCAAGACGAAGGATGGTGCTGAACATCAACGTGGTGGCGAAAGTGGTGCACGCATCGGCGCATTTTTGGCAATTCATCGCTTGCAATCCCGAGAGGTTGAGCAGCGACGTCGTTTTGCACCTCCTCTTCTGCCTCCCTTTCCAGCGCTTGTTTCGTTCACTCTCCACCTACCTTGGCTATCGTCATCCACACtccgattgaaatttcaaattcccattcatattctctctctttctctctatctATGTATGTATTTGTTTGTCAAAGGCCGTTCGTGCTTATGTCTCTTTCTAGGTTTTTGTTTAATACATTCTATTTGACGTTGTTTCTGTATGCATTGCTGAATTAGTTTTGTAAATTGAACTATCCAATAGGATTGACCTAGTATACTGTTGTTTTAAATTGGAGATGGTAGtaaagtgaaattaattttactttttattttttaaggaggtgctattatttttgttgtgagATGAAACCCCAGAACAGCACTAAACAACCTTAACCTTATTATaaactcttcattttttttttcttttaatgaatttaGAAAGAACAACTATTGTACCTAATATTTGGCTAGTGGCCATAATTGtggttatatttatttattgattgctGCAAAAGTTGGAGGATAGTATTATAGTGAAGATCTTTGATGAAGAATCCTCTAATGGTGACATGCATGATTTTTATGTATCAGAGTGATTAAAAAAGTCATTGGCCTTAactttaattagtaaaattgttttctctctttcattttttttagttttgggtGAGTCATAATTGAGTAATGAAGTaggatgagtttttttttttttcttttaaaatctgTACCTTCCTTCTCTTGTCCTGTTCATGATTTTCCTTTATTCAGATGGTATGTAATTGTAGTTCAGCTCTTTACACACAAAAAAGGCGCTTGGGTACTCAATATTCATGGGTGGTGAAGCAAGAAAGGTAACAGGAAATAAGTTTGAATTCTGTTGCCTGTACTTTTGTTGTTTCATCGTTTTTTTAGATCAGTGCGTTAgtaagaaatgaaaatatacaAATCATATGTAGCTGTTTGAACTATATTATGTTggtttaaacaaataaatggttTTAATATAGGTTACACTACACTCATTCCAGTCACTAGTTCTACTTCTAGCATCCTCCTCTTTACGGTTAAGGTAATGATTTCGAACATGACCAGCTCTCATAATTTGATGGGTAATGTGTACAAGACTCAAGAAGGAATACATTGCTGAATGGTTGACCCAAGTTAAATAGCAATTTCAACTTTATGCAGACGAGTTATAACCTATAAACCGAATTGAAGATGTGTTTCTAGAGTTAGTTTGCCCTTGCAGGATCATAAAACTGAATTGAAGATGTGTTTCTAGAGTTAGTTTGCCCTTGCAGGATCATAATCTTTTGTTCTGTCCATTGTAGCACATGATCGATGGATTAAATGTATTAGTTCGATGGATTAAATGTATTAGTTTGATTTGGGGAATCAGTTGAccaaaattttagtttatgacAACCAATGTGTTTCATTATGTTACTTCATGGTTGTCCTGAGTATGACAGTGTCACATAATTATAtcggatttgatttttttgttgttttttttcatattattcttGTACTATTCCTTTAAAATCATACAgttttcatgattttaaaaattaaatgttatcattGAATATTAACACAACTGTCTATTTTGATGGAACAACTCAGGAATAGCATGAGAAAGAACAACAGAGaagtcaaatttatttttatcataagtGTTTTCTCTTATTCATTCTTTAGTGTGTTTAATTTACCGTGCCTCGTTTACTGTGTTCGCTAATGAatatagtgagtgttttgtttaCTTTGCCCGCAGATTACTGTGAGTGCTTTCCTTTGGTTATTAATTTGAAACGCATATAAAAACCTACATCTATCCTTGATGGTGTTTCATTTGTTACATCTCTATTATTATACAAACAAGGCCCTGACTGCCTATTGTCTGTCATGTTGACACatgtccaataaaaaaataataaatcctcTTATGCTTCTTTGCTCACTTCAGCCCACGTGTCCTGCCCGTTTTTGCTTCTTCGCTTTTCCGCTTTCCATTTTTTTGCCCGTACCTACAGCTATCCTATTGggttttttttccatttcttctTTTCCCATATTGTCATTGTTTTGCCATTCCCACTCCGTACCTCCAGCTCTCCTGggtttttttcccattttttcttctcttctattGTCGTCCTCACTCCGTTCACTCTTTCTCTCCTTTGGGCTTGCTTTCTGAACTTTCGGTTTGTGTTgcatttacttctttttttttttgcggttANNNNNNNNNNNNNNNNNNNNNNNNNNNNNNNNNNNNNNNNNNNNNNNNNNNNNNNNNNNNNNNNNNNNNNNNNNNNNNNNNNNNNNNNNNNNNNNNNNNNTTGGGTTTGTGAACGT is a window encoding:
- the LOC100793200 gene encoding adenylyl-sulfate kinase 3, producing the protein MATLSNSTNIFWQDCQIGRPERQKLLNQKGCVVWITGLSGSGKSTLACSLSRELHSRGKLSYVLDGDNLRHGLNKDLGFKAEDRTENIRRTGEVAKLFADAGLICVASLISPYRRDRDTCRAMLPDANFIEVFMNMPLELCEARDPKGLYKLARAGKIKGFTGIDDPYEPPINCEIEIKQENGNCPTPTMMAGQVVTYLENKGFLES